AAAGTTATGTCAGTTTCACTTTTAGTTCTAAGATTTCTTTCTAATCTCCCAATTTTGCGTTCTAATTCGCAAGGAGTAGATAGTGATAATGATTTAATAGTACCAATACCGCAATGTAAAAGTAGATACGCCTCAGGTGGAGAAATTTCAATTTCTTTTTTAAAAATAGCTATAGCTCTAATTTTCTTTAAATTATTTAATCCACAAAGTGGAGATTTTCTTTGAATATTATTTATGTCTAAGTCTGATAGGTTACTTAGTTTTTCAAAGTCAGTTAGATTTTTTTGAGTAAAGAAAGATTTCTCATGTCTAAAATTATTTGGTAAAAAATCTAAAAAATTCTTGCTTTTCATTATTCTGTAGACTAATTCATTTTTACATTTTTCTGAATTTCTCCTATTACGACTGGTTGACTCACACCATCTGAAATTTTTTCAAGTTTCCTAATCTTTATTTTTACATTAGCACCTGACCTGCTTCCTCTCCTGAGGTTCTCCGATAATTGTTCTAAAGTTGGCTTAATAGATTCTTCAGGGAAGTCCTCATCTGCTTTTGCAATAATCAAATCGAACCCATTGTCATAAACAATTGGGACATATTTTGCATTCTCAATTACTACATTTTCAGTATAACTTTGTATAAATGCCCAACTACTTAAAGAGAGTAATAAAGAGAATATGGTGGCTCCTATAATTCGAAATTTAAACCCAAAATTAAATATAAAAGCTGCTAAAGTGCATATAAAAAGGAATAATCCTAAGAATCCAAAAATTTTGGGTGTGTTATCTAATAGTTCAAAAAAAGACATTTAGTGGCTTTGACCTAATTAATTTCTTATATTTTGTAAGCCTACTCTATTTTTGGGCTCTAACTTGAAAAAAATTAGATCTCTAAATTTAAATACAAAAATTCTTTCTGTAGGAATACTTTTCGCCTTAGGAATTCTAGGCACATTTTTATTAAATAATTTTTTAAGAGATAATTACAATTCCAGGAAATCAGAACTTGAAGATGTTTTTGGGAATTTTTTAAATAAAAAGATTGATTTAGGTAATTATGCCGGAATTAGGTTTCTAGGAATTTCTCTTAAAGATTCAAAACTTACTGATAAAAAAAATATAAATTCTGAAATTAAAGCTCAAAATGTTTATGTAGGTATTATGCCTTTTAGATCTTTATTAAAACAAAAATGGATATTAAAAATAAGGCCCGAGCAAACTGAAATTAATATTGATAGAGATTTTTTTAAAGAGCATGAAGCCAATCGTAATTCTCGAATCAAAAATAAGTCACAATCAAAGTATGAATTAAACTTTAGCATTAACAAATATTCAGACCTAAAGCTTCAAAATTCAGGCTTAGAAACAAAAGTTAAAGGCAATATTATCTATAAGTCCAATAATAAAGAAATTATTGCAAATTTAAAATCTAATTTTTATGGAAAAGGTTTTTTAAAACTAAAATTTAATACAAAATTAAATCAAGAATTTTTAAAACTGGAGTTATTTTCTAGTGGATTAGATCTTAAGAACTCAGAATATATATTTAGGGGCAGAAAAATTAATTTCCAAAAAGGAAATTTTAAATCTAATTTTAGATTTAACAAATCAACAAAGCAAACATTTTGTAAAGGAAGATTTTCATTTACTAATTTAAAAATAAAGCCTGAAGCTTTCTCAGAGAATATAAATTCTGATTCAACAATTTTTTATTGTAGGGATAACAATTTAATTGGAAATTCAGAAAAATTTGATTATGGAACTTTGACTTCAAATTTCAATCTAAATGTCCCATTAAATGAAAGTTATAACAATATAAATTTGAAAGGAAGTATTGGATACATTAATAGTCTGAATCCGGACATTAAATTTTCAGGTAATATTCCTTATTGGGTTGATAAAAGAGGAATTAATCTCGGGGATATAGATTCAAGTTTTAAAATAAATAGAACTCAATTATCTAATTTAAATATTTTCCGAAAAAATGATATAAGAGGATTTATTACTGCTGAAGGAGAATTAAAAGGAAAAATTAGTAATCCTGATCTTTTTGTAAATTTTAATGTTGATTATCCCCACTACAAAGGGATTCGCATAAAAGAAATATGGGAGGGTGAAATTAAAAATGATGATGATCAATTTCTGCTAAATATGAAAAATAGATACTCTCCAATCCCTTCATTCCTCTCAGTGAAATTAAATTCTTCGCTTAAATTAGATAGTGCAACTTTTAGTAGAGTTTTTAACTCCTTTAAAGGCAGTATAGATTTAGTTAAAGAGAATGATAGTTTTATTTGGAATGCTGATAATTTTCCTATTGATGAACTTGAGTTAGCTGTTAACAACAATCAATTCGATAGTATTAATGGAATTATTAATGGTTCGGGATCGATATCATTAGACCAGTCTTCTCTTGATGGAAGACTGTCATGGAGTTTAGGTAAATATAGAAATATAAAGTTAGCAAATTCATTATTTGACTTTAGATTTAAAGATGATGAATTTTATGTAAACTCATCCTTGTATCCAATTGATGGGGGTATAATTGAAGCCGAATACAATACAAAAAAAACTAATTTAATTAATTTAGACTTTAACAATATAAGTACCAGTTGGACTATCCTTACAGCTGTTGATATTTTTAATTTTGATAATAAAAAAGTTGTTCCAACTAGAAAATCTAATATCTTGGATGACTTAGAAATAAATAAAGAAAATATTTCATTTAATGAGAGGATAGATTTTATAAAAGAAATTATTGAAAATAAGAATACTTTAGAAGACAAATTTAACTTACAAAAATATTTAAATAAATTCAAAAGTAGATATAACGCAAAAGTAACTATCGTTGGAGATAGACCACTTAATTACAAACTTAATTCAAAATTGAATGGCTATTTTTACACCACCAATAATGATAATAAGAAAAACAAAGAGGAATTTTCGATTAATTTGGAAGGAGGTTTACTACAAGGTAATGGTTCTTTAAAAATTAAAAAATTACCATTAAGTGCTGCAAATATCTTTTTAAAGAGACCAAGAGATTTTCTTGGCGGTTTGGATATTAATTTACTTTATAATCTTGATACAAAATCTTTCTCGAGTGAAATTTCTTCAAATAATTCATCAATTAAAAATAATAAAATATTATTTGATGAAGGTCTTGTTGAATTTAATAACTCTATTTTTGATGTTAAATTTTCCTTGCTTATTAATGACTCAGAAATTCCAATTAATATTGAAGGAATAATACCTATAAATAAAAAACAAAACTTAGATCTAAGATTGACTGGCAATGGTAAATTTATTGAGCTAATTGATATTTTTGCTGAAGAATACTTTACCTTTAAAAAAGGTGACGTGAATATTAGAACAATAGTAAAAGGTACTATTAATAAACCCATATTAAATGGATTTGTAGCAATAAAAGATTCTGAAATTGATTTTTATGATAATACAATAAAAGATTTAAATAGTTTGATAATTTTTGATTTTGATTATTTAGAGATCAAAAGTTTCAAAGCAAAAGCCGAAAATTCAGGAAATATTTTCATAAAAGGTTCTTTGCCTTTTTATAGTAAAAACAACTATGGGTTAGAAGAGATAAATTTTAAAACAAATAAATTTTCTATAAAGACGGATAATTTTAATTTTTTATTAGATTCCGATATAGATTTAATTGGATCATTTGAAAACCCAGTTTTAAGCGGTAATTTATCTCTTAATAATGGATTTATTAATTTTAATAGAACCAATAAAAAAAATAAAATAGATAATACACTTAATCAAAATGGAAATAAAAAAAATTGGCCAGAACTTGATTGGAATATTAATAAGAATATTGAAATAATTTCAAATGAAACAATTTTGAATTCAGTTCTTTTAGGAGAAACCTTGCCTAGTTATTTGGATAATTTAAGTTTTAATAATCTTATTCTAAAACTTGGACCAGAGTTTAAACTTCAATATTCTGATATAATTCAAGCTAATTTAGATACGAAATTAGACATTAATATAAATGGATCGGTAGGAAAAGATTTAAAAGCTAGAGGTCTTATTTTTCTTGAGAAAGGTAGAGCAAATCTATATACAACTCCCTTCAAACTAGATAGAAATAAAGTTAATTACATTTTGTTTGCAGAGAGAAGTGGTTTGGTGCCATATATAAATTTTTCTCTTGTAAGCAAAGTTCCAGATTCTATAATACCAATAAAAGAAAATAATCAGGATCCTAATATTTCTGGAGATCTTGACGCAGATGCAAATTTAAATAGTTTTGGAACATTTGGAATAGGCAATACAAGGCTTATCAGAATTGAAGCTTCTTATGAGGGATTTTTAGATCAATTGTCTTTTGAAGATGAAAATAAAAGAATAAAATTAAGAAGTACTCCGAGTTATAACAGATCTCAAATCATTGGTTTGATTGGAGGGAACTCTGCTAATTTAATTAATAGAGCATTTATTTCTCAACTAAATAATGCTGATGCTTTTAGCGAGAGATTTCAGCTATCTCTATATCCAGCCTTAATAGAAAATAATGATTCCTTAAATAATATTTTTTCTAATGAAAATTTAGACATAGAAAACGATAGACAATCATATTCTAATGCTGAAAATGCTTCCCAAGCTTGGGTCGCTGAACTAGGGATTGATATTACCGATGCAATCAATTTTGCTTTTCAGACTGTTCCAGGCAGAGATGAGATCCCACCTATAGGAATTTTGACTTTTCAGGCCAATCCAAACTTAGAATTATTAGGTTCTTTTGATTCAAATGGGGATTGGAAAAGTCAAGTTCAATTATTTTTTAGATATTAAGTCACAAAGAAAGTTAGTTTAAAGAATACTTAATTTGAATTATTATTAAATTAATTAAAAAATAAATATGGCCAATATATTTGAAGTCCCTCAACCCAGTAATGATCTTTTAGAAAAAGCTTATCAAGTTCGTTTGGCATCAATAAAAATTAGTCAGACTGAAAATCAAAATAGAATTAAAGCCTTAAATTTTATGGCTGATTATCTAGAAAAAAATACTGAAGAAATTTTAGAGGCTAACAATCAGGACTATAAAAAAGCAGAAAAGGAAGGAATTTCAAATGCTTTACTCTCGAGATTAAAGTTATCAAAAGAAAAATTAAATTCAGGAATTGAAGGAGTAAGGAAGGTTGGAGAATTGGCTGATCCTGTAAATCAAGTTCAAATAAAAAGAGAGCTCTCCAAGGGACTTATCCTTGAAAGAAAAACCGTGCCTATAGGAGTTCTAGGGGTTATTTTTGAATCCAGACCAGATGCTGTAATGCAGATTAGTTCCTTAGCAATAAGATCAGGTAATGGAGTAATGCTTAAGGGCGGTAGTGAAGCTAATTTTACAAACACATCAATAGTAAAAGCATTGCAAGAAGGTTTAAGCAAATCAGGTTTTGATAATAATGCAATTTGTTTACTAACAAGCAGAAAAGATAGCATGTCGATGTTAAATCTTGAGAAATATATTAATTTAATAATTCCCAGAGGAAGTAATGAATTAGTTAAATTTATTCAAGAGAATACAAAAATTCCTGTTCTAGGCCATGCTGATGGAATTTGTCATTTGTTTATAGATATTGAGGCAAATCTTGAGATGGCTTTATCAGTCGCTTTGGACAGTAAAATTCAATATCCTGCAGCATGCAATGCAATTGAAACTTTATTAGTCCATAAAGATATCGCACCAGCTTTTCTAGAAAAGGCCATACCTTTGTTTAATTCTAATAATGTTAAATTAATTGGAGATAAAAGATCAGTTGAATTAGGGTTAAAGTATGAGGCTAGTACAGAAGATTGGCAAACTGAATATTTAGATTTAATTTTATCGATAAAAATTGTTGATGATTTGGCGGAGGCAATCACACATATTCAAAAATATAGTTCAAAACATACTGATGGAATAATTACTGAAAATTTGAGTACTGCTAATAAATTTATGAATCTAGTTGATAGTGCAGGTGTTTTTCATAATTGCTCTACTAGGTTTGCAGATGGGTTTAGATATGGATTCGGAGCTGAAGTAGGGATATCTACTCAAACGCTTCCCCCAAGAGGACCTGTAGGCCTAGAGGGTCTGGTTACATATAAATATTTCCTAAAAGGAAATGGGAATATAGTTGATGATTTTTCATCTGGACAGGCTATCTATTCCCATAAGGATCTTTAAATTTTTTTAAAATGGAAACATTTTTAAAAATTGAGAATATTAAACTTTGGGCTAGAGTGGGTGTTCTTAGAGAAGAAAGGGAATTAGGACAACTCTTTAGTGTGGATATATTTTTGTGGACTGATTTTGATAAGTGTACTGCAAATGATGATATAAAAAAAACAGTTGACTATTCAAAATTAGTGCATCTTTTAAAAGATCAATCAAAGAAAATATATTGTTATACAATCGAAAAATATTCCAACGCAATTTTAGAAATCATTGATCAGAAATTTAATGTTTCTAAAATTAAAATTATTTTGACAAAATGCAATCCTCCAATAACAGGTTTCGATGGAAAGGTGTCAATAATAAGAATTCTTGAAAATAATTAAAGTATTGGAAAGAAGAAATCCTATCATTTTGATTCATGGGCTTTGGAATACTTCAAGTATTTTTTCTTCTATTACCCCACAACTTGATAATCTTGGCATTGAATATTTTGCCCCAACCCTTGAACATTCATATGGAATGACTTCAATTCTTGATTTGGCTAATAAATTAAACGATTTAATTTTACAGAAATACGGTTTAGAAAAAGAAATAGATATTTTGGGATTTTCCATGGGAGGAATAATTGGTAGGCACTGGCTTCAAAAATTTAATGGATATAAAAGAACAAGAAGATTAATATCTATAGGTTCCCCTCACAAAGGAACTTTGATGGCACAATTAATACCTAAATACCCTTTTAAAGGAATATCCGAAATGAAAATAAATAGTAAGTTTTTGAGAGGACTCGCGAATAATGATTTTTTTCTTGATGATATTGAGTGTATAAATTTCTTTACTTATTGGGATTTGATGGTTTTCCCCGGCTGGTGGACGAATTTAAATTTTGGGAAAAGAATATCAGTAAAAGTATTCAAACATAGAAATCTTGTAAGAAATAAATCTGTGGTTGATAAAATAATAGATGAAATTATTATGTAGCTCCAGATAACCCTAAGTGTCTTATTAAGGAATCTGTTTGTGGTTCTCTTCCTCTGAATAGTTTGAATATGTCTAAGGGAGGTAAGCTCCCACCCAAGCTAAGTATTGTATTTTTGAATTTTTTTCCTATTAACTTTAAATCTTCAGAGTTTTCTAGATCAGCTTCTTCAAACATTGAAAATGCATCAGCACTTAGAACTTCAGCCCATTTATATGAGTAATACCCTGCAGAATATCCGCCTGCAAATATATGACTAAAACAACAAAGAAAATGATCTTCTTGAATTGGTTCAATAACAGTAGTTTGTTTTGCAATTTCTCTTCTAATCTCATCTGCTGTTTTACCTTCGTTTTTATCAATATTACTGTGCAATCTGAGGTCTGTAATTGCAAAATGTAGTTGTCTGAGAGTAGCCATACCACAATTAAAAGTTCTATTCTTTAGTAGCTTCTCAAAATTCTCATCGGATAATTTTTCTCCTGTTTTATAGTGCTTAGCAATATTCATAAGTGTATTTTTATGAAAACACCAGTTTTCCATAAATTGACTTGGAAGTTCGACTGCATCCCACTCAACGTTATTGATGCCAGCTGCTTGAGGAAGATTTACAGTAGTAAGCATGTGTTGAAGACCATGACCAAATTCATGGAAAAGTGTCTGAACTTCTTCAAAACTCATCAAACTAGGTTTATTTTTTGATGGTGGAGTTTGATTACAAACGAGATAAGCTACTGGGAGGGTTTTTTTGCCAATATTATTTTTATTCAAACATTCATCCATCCAAGCCCCACCTCTCTTTGATTCAGGCCTCGAATATGGATCTAGGTAAAAGGATGCTATTTTCTCATCTTCTTTGTTGAGGATATTAAAAAATAAGACGTCATCATTCCACAAAGGAGCCTCACCAGTTACCTCGACTACTTTAATTTCAAAAAGTTTCTCACTTAATTTAAATAAACCTTTCAAAACATCATTTAGTGGGAACCAAGGTCTCAAAGACTCTTGATCCAAATTGAGCTTTTCCTTTCTAAGAAGTTCAGACCAATAACTGATATCCCATGGCTCAATATTCTGCGATTTTGGAAACCCATTAGCTTTAGAAAACTTATCTAGCTTTTCTAATTCAATTTTTGCGGTTTTGAATGCTGGTTCTCTCAATTCTTCTAAAAGGTTTTCTACATTTTTGATTTCTTTAGCCATTTTCGTTGACAAACTTAGTTCTGCCCAACTTTTATAACCGAGAAGATTAGCTTGTTTAGTTCTAAGAGATAATATTTCTTCAATGATTTGAGAATTATTTTTTTCTCCTTGAGAAGCCCTACTAACGAATGCCTTGTATAGTTTTTCTCTAAGATTACGCTCAGTGGCATATGTCATGAACGAAGTATAAGTTGGGATATCTAGACTTAATTTCCAAGGACCATTTTTAATGTTAACTTCTTCATCTTTTTTTAAGTGATTGTGTGCAGAAATTGCCATCAATTCAAGTACTCGTTCAGGAAGACCATCGACTTCAGACTTTTTATTTAGTATTAAAAACCATTCGTTTGTGGCATCAAGAACATTGTTACTGAATTCAGTTGACAGCTTTCCAAGTTTTTCTGAAATTTTGTTAAATTCTTCTTGATCATTTTTTTGTAGTGAAATACCTCTATGTTGCATCTCAAGAATTTCTTTATCTAAAATTCTTTTTTTAATTTGATCAAAGTTATTAGTTTCCTTAAGTTTGACTAGTGAATTATAGATTATTTTACTTTGCCCAAATTTGTTACTTATGCTAATTATTTCGGGAAGAAATTTTGAATAAATATCTCTTAAACTTTCAGAATTTTTTACAGCATTTAGATGACTTATTACTCCCCAACTCCATCTAAGAATTTCATTGACTTCATTTAAAGGATTTATTACTTTATCCCAATTTAAATCATTCTGAATCAAATAGTTAGATAAATCTTTCTCTATATTTTTAAAATCTTCGGTGATCTTTTTTAGTACTACTGGAAATTGGTTCCTGATATTTTCGGGAGTAAAAAATTTAAATTCTGGTAATTCTCCATATTTAAAAATTGAGGTATCCATTTATTAAAAAAATTTAATTAACTAATTTTGAAATTACTCCTACTAACTTAGCTAAAGTTAACTGCTGACTGAGAGCATTGGTTGAAGATTCGTATAAATTTATCGCGATCTTAGGCCAAAAACCTATCACTAAAGTAGGCAACAATAAACTGAACCCAATTGTCAATTCTCTACCATTCATTTCTTTAACTGTAGCCAGTGCAGGAATTCTAGGACCAAAGAATACTCTTCT
This sequence is a window from Prochlorococcus marinus XMU1419. Protein-coding genes within it:
- a CDS encoding DUF4332 domain-containing protein, with the translated sequence MKSKNFLDFLPNNFRHEKSFFTQKNLTDFEKLSNLSDLDINNIQRKSPLCGLNNLKKIRAIAIFKKEIEISPPEAYLLLHCGIGTIKSLSLSTPCELERKIGRLERNLRTKSETDITLNLLKEWIKRANQVQKSI
- a CDS encoding DUF2518 family protein; this encodes MSFFELLDNTPKIFGFLGLFLFICTLAAFIFNFGFKFRIIGATIFSLLLSLSSWAFIQSYTENVVIENAKYVPIVYDNGFDLIIAKADEDFPEESIKPTLEQLSENLRRGSRSGANVKIKIRKLEKISDGVSQPVVIGEIQKNVKMN
- a CDS encoding translocation/assembly module TamB domain-containing protein, with amino-acid sequence MKKIRSLNLNTKILSVGILFALGILGTFLLNNFLRDNYNSRKSELEDVFGNFLNKKIDLGNYAGIRFLGISLKDSKLTDKKNINSEIKAQNVYVGIMPFRSLLKQKWILKIRPEQTEINIDRDFFKEHEANRNSRIKNKSQSKYELNFSINKYSDLKLQNSGLETKVKGNIIYKSNNKEIIANLKSNFYGKGFLKLKFNTKLNQEFLKLELFSSGLDLKNSEYIFRGRKINFQKGNFKSNFRFNKSTKQTFCKGRFSFTNLKIKPEAFSENINSDSTIFYCRDNNLIGNSEKFDYGTLTSNFNLNVPLNESYNNINLKGSIGYINSLNPDIKFSGNIPYWVDKRGINLGDIDSSFKINRTQLSNLNIFRKNDIRGFITAEGELKGKISNPDLFVNFNVDYPHYKGIRIKEIWEGEIKNDDDQFLLNMKNRYSPIPSFLSVKLNSSLKLDSATFSRVFNSFKGSIDLVKENDSFIWNADNFPIDELELAVNNNQFDSINGIINGSGSISLDQSSLDGRLSWSLGKYRNIKLANSLFDFRFKDDEFYVNSSLYPIDGGIIEAEYNTKKTNLINLDFNNISTSWTILTAVDIFNFDNKKVVPTRKSNILDDLEINKENISFNERIDFIKEIIENKNTLEDKFNLQKYLNKFKSRYNAKVTIVGDRPLNYKLNSKLNGYFYTTNNDNKKNKEEFSINLEGGLLQGNGSLKIKKLPLSAANIFLKRPRDFLGGLDINLLYNLDTKSFSSEISSNNSSIKNNKILFDEGLVEFNNSIFDVKFSLLINDSEIPINIEGIIPINKKQNLDLRLTGNGKFIELIDIFAEEYFTFKKGDVNIRTIVKGTINKPILNGFVAIKDSEIDFYDNTIKDLNSLIIFDFDYLEIKSFKAKAENSGNIFIKGSLPFYSKNNYGLEEINFKTNKFSIKTDNFNFLLDSDIDLIGSFENPVLSGNLSLNNGFINFNRTNKKNKIDNTLNQNGNKKNWPELDWNINKNIEIISNETILNSVLLGETLPSYLDNLSFNNLILKLGPEFKLQYSDIIQANLDTKLDININGSVGKDLKARGLIFLEKGRANLYTTPFKLDRNKVNYILFAERSGLVPYINFSLVSKVPDSIIPIKENNQDPNISGDLDADANLNSFGTFGIGNTRLIRIEASYEGFLDQLSFEDENKRIKLRSTPSYNRSQIIGLIGGNSANLINRAFISQLNNADAFSERFQLSLYPALIENNDSLNNIFSNENLDIENDRQSYSNAENASQAWVAELGIDITDAINFAFQTVPGRDEIPPIGILTFQANPNLELLGSFDSNGDWKSQVQLFFRY
- a CDS encoding glutamate-5-semialdehyde dehydrogenase, which produces MANIFEVPQPSNDLLEKAYQVRLASIKISQTENQNRIKALNFMADYLEKNTEEILEANNQDYKKAEKEGISNALLSRLKLSKEKLNSGIEGVRKVGELADPVNQVQIKRELSKGLILERKTVPIGVLGVIFESRPDAVMQISSLAIRSGNGVMLKGGSEANFTNTSIVKALQEGLSKSGFDNNAICLLTSRKDSMSMLNLEKYINLIIPRGSNELVKFIQENTKIPVLGHADGICHLFIDIEANLEMALSVALDSKIQYPAACNAIETLLVHKDIAPAFLEKAIPLFNSNNVKLIGDKRSVELGLKYEASTEDWQTEYLDLILSIKIVDDLAEAITHIQKYSSKHTDGIITENLSTANKFMNLVDSAGVFHNCSTRFADGFRYGFGAEVGISTQTLPPRGPVGLEGLVTYKYFLKGNGNIVDDFSSGQAIYSHKDL
- the folB gene encoding dihydroneopterin aldolase gives rise to the protein METFLKIENIKLWARVGVLREERELGQLFSVDIFLWTDFDKCTANDDIKKTVDYSKLVHLLKDQSKKIYCYTIEKYSNAILEIIDQKFNVSKIKIILTKCNPPITGFDGKVSIIRILENN
- a CDS encoding esterase/lipase family protein yields the protein MERRNPIILIHGLWNTSSIFSSITPQLDNLGIEYFAPTLEHSYGMTSILDLANKLNDLILQKYGLEKEIDILGFSMGGIIGRHWLQKFNGYKRTRRLISIGSPHKGTLMAQLIPKYPFKGISEMKINSKFLRGLANNDFFLDDIECINFFTYWDLMVFPGWWTNLNFGKRISVKVFKHRNLVRNKSVVDKIIDEIIM
- a CDS encoding M3 family metallopeptidase, whose product is MDTSIFKYGELPEFKFFTPENIRNQFPVVLKKITEDFKNIEKDLSNYLIQNDLNWDKVINPLNEVNEILRWSWGVISHLNAVKNSESLRDIYSKFLPEIISISNKFGQSKIIYNSLVKLKETNNFDQIKKRILDKEILEMQHRGISLQKNDQEEFNKISEKLGKLSTEFSNNVLDATNEWFLILNKKSEVDGLPERVLELMAISAHNHLKKDEEVNIKNGPWKLSLDIPTYTSFMTYATERNLREKLYKAFVSRASQGEKNNSQIIEEILSLRTKQANLLGYKSWAELSLSTKMAKEIKNVENLLEELREPAFKTAKIELEKLDKFSKANGFPKSQNIEPWDISYWSELLRKEKLNLDQESLRPWFPLNDVLKGLFKLSEKLFEIKVVEVTGEAPLWNDDVLFFNILNKEDEKIASFYLDPYSRPESKRGGAWMDECLNKNNIGKKTLPVAYLVCNQTPPSKNKPSLMSFEEVQTLFHEFGHGLQHMLTTVNLPQAAGINNVEWDAVELPSQFMENWCFHKNTLMNIAKHYKTGEKLSDENFEKLLKNRTFNCGMATLRQLHFAITDLRLHSNIDKNEGKTADEIRREIAKQTTVIEPIQEDHFLCCFSHIFAGGYSAGYYSYKWAEVLSADAFSMFEEADLENSEDLKLIGKKFKNTILSLGGSLPPLDIFKLFRGREPQTDSLIRHLGLSGAT